CATCGTCGTCGAGGCGCGGGGAGAGGTGACGACGCATGACACGGCGGGCGTGACGGGCCCGCATCAAGGCTACGCGCCGCTCTGGCTGTTCGCGCAGCAGACGCCGCTCACCGCCGCCGGCGACGGTATTCGTGAACTGGCCGGCAAGGTCGGGCAGGGGACGGAGATCGAGCGGCTCCACGCGCTGATGGGCGCGATCCGCGAACGTGTTGCCTACAAGCCAGGCGCGACCAGCGTCGTGACGCCGGCCGAAGAGGCCCTGGCGCTCAAATCCGGCGTCTGCCAGGACCACAGCCATATCTTCATCGCCGCGGCCGTCGCGCTTGGCTTTCCGGCCCGCTATATAAGCGGCTATCTGATGATGGATGCCGACGTCGAGCAGGCCGCCAGCCATGCCTGGGCCGAGGCCTATGTCGTAGGGCTCGGATGGGTTGCCTTTGATCCGGCCAACGGTATTTCTCCCGACGAACGCTATGTGCGGGTGGCGACGGGGCGCGACTATCGCGACGCCTCGCCTGTCTCGGGGATACTGCTGGGGCAGGCGCAAGAGAAGCTTGCCGTCACCGTCACGGTAGAGCAGTAATTTCCGACGAGATTCGCTGTTAAAGAAGAATCATGACCTATTGCGTCGGCCTCAAGATCGATCGCGGGCTCGTGTTCATGTCGGACACGCGCACCAATGCCGGCATGGATTCGATCTCGACCTTCAAGAAAATGCACGTCTGGGAAGAGCCTGGCGAGCGCGTGATCGTGCTGATGTCGGCGGGCAACCTGGCCACGACGC
This region of Mesorhizobium sp. M2A.F.Ca.ET.046.03.2.1 genomic DNA includes:
- a CDS encoding transglutaminase family protein — protein: MRLKITHRTEYRYDAPVQYLLQRLRLLPLSGRTQTVGSWAIKVEGAREEVRFTDHFGNDTRLVSAESGHTAIVVEARGEVTTHDTAGVTGPHQGYAPLWLFAQQTPLTAAGDGIRELAGKVGQGTEIERLHALMGAIRERVAYKPGATSVVTPAEEALALKSGVCQDHSHIFIAAAVALGFPARYISGYLMMDADVEQAASHAWAEAYVVGLGWVAFDPANGISPDERYVRVATGRDYRDASPVSGILLGQAQEKLAVTVTVEQ